Below is a genomic region from Nitrospirota bacterium.
TCACGGATGTGCTGGGGGGCTGGATGATCGGTGGATTGCTCGGAGCTGGATCGGCTTGGTTATTGTTGCGCTACTCCCGTTTCCGCTCCTAGCAGGATGCTGAAAAAGCCCGCCAGCTTCGTTCTCGGCTCATCGAAATCCTCAACGTACCCCTGAGGGTACGCCTCCGGTTTCGACTCGCCTGCGGCCTTGCTGGACGGACTTTTTGAGCATCCTGAAGAAACTCTGCCATGCGCAGAGAGTTTCCACTCAGCCTGCTACTTCTCCAGACAGTTCAATAATTCTGCTTGGCACCGTTCCTGGTCGTAGCCTCGTCCAATCAAGACGATCGCGTGCCTCGGTTCGTCGAGCAGGGTGATCGGCGTGATGGTCGCATTGCCTGGCGGGGCATATTGAAATTCTTGCAGCTCCGGTCCCTTGGCGAAGCGGAAGAAGCCCTTTGCCCGTTCAAGCTCAGGGGGCAGGGTCTTCATCCAGCGCAGGAATCGCTCAAAGTTCAAGGGGCCTGGCAGCAACACCGTTGTGGCAATCGGGTGGTAGGAGGCTCGCTTGTTCGTTGCGGGCGAGCGAGGCACGCCGAATTCCACATTGATCGCTGGGGGCGGGGCAATGCGGGTGATCGGTTCGAGCAGTGAGAAGGGATCGACCCTGGCCTGGCTGGTTTCCCAGACCCTGGCATAGGGATTCTGCTTGGTGATCGAGTCCTTGAATCCCTCCCAATGGCCTGCGACGTAGAGATCTTTTTTATTGAGGATCAACTCGTCAGCGCAGCGAATCGCCTGTGTCGTCACGAAGCCAGCCATGCTCTCCCGGTCGGTCGGGATCGGATGCAGCAAGGCGATGACTTTATCCAGCCGTGCGAGCTGTGCGGTGTAGAGATCGGTGACGGCATCGATGACTTCGGCTGGGTCTGCCATGCCGGAACATTCGAGGATGATGACATCCGACTCATAGTCCCGCACCAGTTGGGCGATGCCCCAGGACAGGTCTTCTTTCGTATCGCAGCAGACGCAGCCGCCCGCGAGGTTCATGACCTGTTCTGCGATGGTGCCGGCGCGGGGACCGTCGATGCTGACCTCGCCTGCTTCGTTCATCAAGACGCCGGCTCGCTTGCCCTGGCTCTTCCAATGTTCAAGGAGCCTCATGAGGAGGGTGGTTTTGCCTGCGCCGAGGGAGCCGCAGAGAATGTAAAAAGGAATCGGGCTTGTGGTCATGGTCTCACGTATGAATTGTGAACGAGACGAATAGGCTGCTGCACGATAAGAGATCGATCAGTGGTGCACGTGTACGAGCCCTTCATCCCGGTGGTGCTTGGCCAGCGTGGTGAGATCGCA
It encodes:
- a CDS encoding GTP-binding protein, which gives rise to MTTSPIPFYILCGSLGAGKTTLLMRLLEHWKSQGKRAGVLMNEAGEVSIDGPRAGTIAEQVMNLAGGCVCCDTKEDLSWGIAQLVRDYESDVIILECSGMADPAEVIDAVTDLYTAQLARLDKVIALLHPIPTDRESMAGFVTTQAIRCADELILNKKDLYVAGHWEGFKDSITKQNPYARVWETSQARVDPFSLLEPITRIAPPPAINVEFGVPRSPATNKRASYHPIATTVLLPGPLNFERFLRWMKTLPPELERAKGFFRFAKGPELQEFQYAPPGNATITPITLLDEPRHAIVLIGRGYDQERCQAELLNCLEK